The genomic DNA CTCGTCAGTCGCGGGGCCTTGAGCACGCGCTGCATGGTGTCATCTTTCGACACCGCTGCTGCCAGGCCGAGCATGGCTGACCAATTGGCCAGTTGCTGGTGGGCCTGAGCGTGCTCGAAGGCCGCCTTAGCGTAAGGTCGGGCCAACGTGGTCAGTTCTGCCATGATCGCCCTCGCTTAGATTTCAGCAGCCAGTCGGTTAACCAGCTCTGCGTGCGCGTTTTGATCGATTGTGGCACCCAGGATCTTCGAAGCACCGCCAACGGCCAGGCTACCCACTTGGGCACGCAGCGCGTCTTTGACACTGTTGAGTTCCTGTTCGATCTCGGCTTGAGCCTGAGCCTTCACACGGTCAGCTTCGACGCGAGCCTGTTCACGGGCTTCGTCGACAATCTGGGTACCGCGTTTCTTGGCTTGCTCGATGATTTCAGCTGCCTGAGCCTTCGCTTCGCGCAGTTGCTGACCCACTTTCTCATGGGCCAACTCCAGGTCGCGAGCTGCACGGCTGGCAGCGTCCAGACCATCAGCGATCTTCTTTTGACGTTCGTGCAATGCCGCAATGACCGGAGGCCATACGAACTTCATGCAGAACAGTACAAAAATCAGGAACGCAACGGACTGGCCAATCAGGGTCGCATTAATGTTCACGCCAACACCTCGCAGTTACGTTGTCCATCACACCAATCTACTCGAGACATCCGAGTAATTAGCCAGCGATTTGACCAACGAACGGGTTCGCAAAGGTGAAGAACAGCGCGATACCAACACCGATCATGGTCACGGCGTCGAGCAGACCGGCCACGATGAACATTTTGACTTGCAGCATTGGAACCATTTCTGGCTGACGCGCTGCGCCTTCCAGGAACTTGCCGCCCAACAGGCCGAAACCAATTGCGGTACCCAGTGCGCCCAGGCCGATCAACAGTGCAACAGCGATAGCGGTTAGACCAACTACAGTTTCCATCTTTCCTCCCGACTTTTACGTCGTATGGTTTAGGTTTTTTAGATTAAAGCGGTAAAACAAATCGTTTCATGCCCTGGTCGGGCCCCTTCCCGTTTGACCGGGAAGGACATCAGACTAGTCGAGACTGGCCTTAATGGTTTTCTTCGTGCGCCATCGACAGGTAGACGATGGTCAGCATCATGAAGATGAACGCCTGCAGGGTGATGATCAGGATGTGGAACACAGCCCACGCCCACTGCAGAACTACACCCAGGCCGCTGAGCCACAGCAGGCCGCTGCCGAACATCACAGCGATCAGGATGAACACCAGCTCGCCGGCATACATGTTGCCGAACAGACGCAGTGCCAGAGAAATCGGTTTGGCGATCAGGGTCACGAATTCCAGCAGGAAGTTCACCGGGATCAGCAGGGCTTGAACCAGGATGTTCTTGCTGCCGAACGGGTGCAGGGTCAGTTCGCCGATGAAGCCGCCGATGCCCTTGACCTTGATGCTATAGAAAATGATCAGTGCGAAAACCGAGAACGCCATGCCCAGGGTCGCGTTCGGGTCGGTGGTCGACACGGCGCGGAATGGGATGTGTGCATCACCGGAGATCAGGATGGCCAGCTGAGGAATCCAGTCGACCGGTACCAGGTCGATGGCGTTCATCAGGAACACCCAGACGAAGATGGTCAGTGCCAGCGGTGCAATCACCGGGCTGCGGCCATGGAAGCTGTCTTTCACGCTGCCATCGACGAATTCGACCAGTACTTCAACGAAGTTCTGCAGTGCACCTGGCTGACCAGAGGTCGCCTTCTTGGCCGCCATGCGGAAAAGAAGAACGAAAATCAGGCCCAGTGCGACCGACCAGCCGAGGGTATCGACGTGGAAAGCCCAGAAGCCCATTTCCTTGGCTTCTGCTGCGGTGTGGGCAAAGCCCCAGCCGCCGTTGGGTAGCTGACCGAAGGTCAGGTTCTGCAAGTGGTGCTGGATATAGCCCGAAGCGGTTGTCTCTGCCATGGTTGCCTCAAACGCCCTAAGGTCTCGAAAGTCTTGTTCTCATTAGCAGGGGAGCGAACCAGCTGACCAGTTGGGTCAGCACGAAGACGCCGAATACAGCCAGCGGCGCCAATGGCTTCACACCTGCAAACGTCAGTGCAAACAGCACTGCCGTCAAAATCAGTTTCCCCGCCTCGCCGGCATAAAAAGACCGGACGATAGCCTGGGCTGCTCGGGCGCCGGAAAACCGAAAGGCCCTGTGAGCAAAGTAAATATTGGGAAGCAAGGCTATCAGGCCTCCGCAAAGTCCTGAGTATCCGGCGACGACTCCTTTCCATTGCCAGAGCGCCAATGCGGCGATCAGTACGACGGTGAATTGAGCCATCAGAACCGGGAAAACTGCCAGACGATGGAACGGCAAGCGGTTTGGCGTGCGGGTTTCCATCGCTTTTGCTCTCCAATAGTCGGCCGCCATAATTCAATAACTTGGCATAATTTGTGCCGACAAAATGCGCGCAGAGTATAGGGGCGGTTCTGCCCCTATTCAACTGCCAGGTAGTGATTTCCGACTGCGCGCTACAAGAGCAATTGTTTCAGCGAATGTGCGCAAGGACGCCTTGCAACTCATCGAGGGAGTTATAACCGATCACCAATTGGCCCTTGCCCTTCTTCCCGTGGCGAATCTGCACCGCAGAGCCCAGGCGCTCGGCCAGGCGTTGTTCGAGGCGGGCGATATCCGGATCGATCTTGGGGGCCTCGACAGGTGCCGGTTTGCCACTGAGCCACTGGCGAACCAGTGCCTCGGTCTGGCGCACGGTGAGGCCGCGTGCGACAACGTGTCGCGCCCCTTCAACCTGTTGATTTTCCGGCAAACCGAGCAATGCCCGGGCATGACCCATTTCCAGGTCGCCATGGGACAGCATGGTCTTGATGACTTCCGGCAACGCAATCAGGCGCAGCAGGTTGGCCACGGTCACGCGGGACTTGCCCACCGCCTCGGCGACCTGTTGCTGGGTCAGCTGGAATTCCTGCTGCAAGCGCTGCAGGGCCACGGCTTCCTCGATCGGGTTGAGGTCTTCACGCTGGATGTTCTCGATCAACGCCATGGCGATGGCCGTTTCATCCGGCACATCGCGGACCATCGCCGGGATGGTTTCCTGGCCAGCCTGCTGGCTGGCGCGCCAGCGACGTTCGCCGGCGATGATCTCGAAGCGCCCATTGGCGATCGGCCGGACCACGATCGGCTGCATCACACCCTGGCTCTTGATCGACTGGGCCAATTCTTCCAACGCCTGCGGGTCCATGTCTCGGCGCGGCTGGTATTTGCCGCGCTGGATCAGGTCCAGGGGCAGGTGCTGCAGCTCGCGCTGGTCGGCCTGTACGGCCTGTTCTTCCAGCGAGCTGACAGTCGGACCGCTGAGCAGTGCATCCAGTCCACGTCCGAGACCTCGTTTCTTGACGGCCATGGGGTTTCCTTAAGTTGGCTGGGCTGCAGCGGTGCGTGGGTTGCGGCGCTGACGGCGAACCATCTCGCCCGCCAGGGCCAGGTAAGCCAGCGCACCACGGGATTGTTTGTCGTAGGCCAGAGCCGGCATGCCGTAGCTCGGCGCTTCGGCCAGGCGGATGTTACGCGGGATGACGGTGTCGTAGAGCTGCTCGCCAAAGTGTTCCTTGAGCTGGGCCGAGACATCGTTCATCAGGCTCAGGCGCGGGTCGTACATGGTCCGCAACAGGCCTTCGACCTTCAGGTCCGGGTTCAGCAGTTCGGCGATGCGCTTGATGTTATCCACAAGGTCGCTCAACCCTTCCAGGGCGAAGTACTCGCACTGCATGGGGATAATGACCCCATCGGCGGCCACCAGGGCGTTGAGGGTCAGCATCGACAGCGATGGCGGGCAGTCGATCAGGATGTAATCGTAGTTTTCCCGGATCGGCGCCAAGGCGCTGCGCAGGCGGCTTTCCTTCATCTGCATTTCCAACAGCACCACTTCGGCCGCCGTCAGGTCACGGTTGGCCGGCAGCAGTTGATAACCGCCATGTTCGGAGAAGTGCATGGCCTGGCCCAGATC from Pseudomonas beijingensis includes the following:
- the atpE gene encoding F0F1 ATP synthase subunit C, with the translated sequence METVVGLTAIAVALLIGLGALGTAIGFGLLGGKFLEGAARQPEMVPMLQVKMFIVAGLLDAVTMIGVGIALFFTFANPFVGQIAG
- a CDS encoding ParB/RepB/Spo0J family partition protein; its protein translation is MAVKKRGLGRGLDALLSGPTVSSLEEQAVQADQRELQHLPLDLIQRGKYQPRRDMDPQALEELAQSIKSQGVMQPIVVRPIANGRFEIIAGERRWRASQQAGQETIPAMVRDVPDETAIAMALIENIQREDLNPIEEAVALQRLQQEFQLTQQQVAEAVGKSRVTVANLLRLIALPEVIKTMLSHGDLEMGHARALLGLPENQQVEGARHVVARGLTVRQTEALVRQWLSGKPAPVEAPKIDPDIARLEQRLAERLGSAVQIRHGKKGKGQLVIGYNSLDELQGVLAHIR
- a CDS encoding F0F1 ATP synthase subunit I → METRTPNRLPFHRLAVFPVLMAQFTVVLIAALALWQWKGVVAGYSGLCGGLIALLPNIYFAHRAFRFSGARAAQAIVRSFYAGEAGKLILTAVLFALTFAGVKPLAPLAVFGVFVLTQLVSWFAPLLMRTRLSRP
- the atpB gene encoding F0F1 ATP synthase subunit A; translated protein: MAETTASGYIQHHLQNLTFGQLPNGGWGFAHTAAEAKEMGFWAFHVDTLGWSVALGLIFVLLFRMAAKKATSGQPGALQNFVEVLVEFVDGSVKDSFHGRSPVIAPLALTIFVWVFLMNAIDLVPVDWIPQLAILISGDAHIPFRAVSTTDPNATLGMAFSVFALIIFYSIKVKGIGGFIGELTLHPFGSKNILVQALLIPVNFLLEFVTLIAKPISLALRLFGNMYAGELVFILIAVMFGSGLLWLSGLGVVLQWAWAVFHILIITLQAFIFMMLTIVYLSMAHEENH
- a CDS encoding F0F1 ATP synthase subunit B, with product MNINATLIGQSVAFLIFVLFCMKFVWPPVIAALHERQKKIADGLDAASRAARDLELAHEKVGQQLREAKAQAAEIIEQAKKRGTQIVDEAREQARVEADRVKAQAQAEIEQELNSVKDALRAQVGSLAVGGASKILGATIDQNAHAELVNRLAAEI
- a CDS encoding ParA family protein is translated as MAKVFAIANQKGGVGKTTTCINLAASLVATKRRVLLIDLDPQGNATMGSGVDKHGLENSIYDVLIGECDLGQAMHFSEHGGYQLLPANRDLTAAEVVLLEMQMKESRLRSALAPIRENYDYILIDCPPSLSMLTLNALVAADGVIIPMQCEYFALEGLSDLVDNIKRIAELLNPDLKVEGLLRTMYDPRLSLMNDVSAQLKEHFGEQLYDTVIPRNIRLAEAPSYGMPALAYDKQSRGALAYLALAGEMVRRQRRNPRTAAAQPT